One window from the genome of Chionomys nivalis chromosome 14, mChiNiv1.1, whole genome shotgun sequence encodes:
- the LOC130886717 gene encoding heterogeneous nuclear ribonucleoproteins C1/C2-like has protein sequence MASNVTNKTDPRSMNSRVFIGNLNTLVVKKSDVEAIFSKYGKIVGCSVHKGFAFVQYVNERNARAAVAGEDGRMIAGQVLDINLAAEPKVNRGVKRSAAEMYSSSFDLDYDFQRDYYDRMYSYPARVPPPPPIARAVVPSKRQRVSGNTSRRGKSGFNSKSGQRGSSSKSGKLKGDDLQAIKKELTQIKQKVDSLLESLEKIEKEQSKQADLSFSSPVEMKNEKSEEEQSSASVKKDETNVKMESEAGADDSAEEGDLLDDDDNEDRGDDQLELIKDDEKEAEDDRDSANGEDDS, from the coding sequence ATGGCCAGCAACGTTACCAACAAGACAGATCCCCGATCCATGAATTCCCGTGTATTCATTGGGAATCTCAATACTCTTGTGGTCAAGAAGTCTGATGTGGAGGCAATCTTTTCAAAGTATGGCAAAATTGTGGGTTGCTCTGTGCATAAGGGCTTTGCCTTTGTCCAATATGTTAACGAAAGGAATGCCCGGGCCGCTGTAGCTGGAGAGGATGGCAGAATGATTGCTGGCCAGGTTTTAGATATTAATCTGGCTGCAGAGCCAAAAGTGAACCGAGGTGTGAAACGATCTGCAGCGGAGATGTACAGTTCCTCATTTGATTTGGACTATGACTTTCAACGGGATTATTATGACAGGATGTACAGTTACCCAGCAcgtgttcctcctcctcctcctattgcTCGAGCGGTGGTGCCTTCTAAACGCCAACGTGTTTCTGGAAACACCTCTCGGAGGGGCAAAAGTGGATTCAATTCGAAGAGTGGACAACGGGGCTCTTCTTCCAAATCCGGAAAATTGAAAGGGGATGACCTTCAGGCCATTAAGAAGGAGCTGACTCAGATAAAACAAAAAGTGGATTCTCTGCTGGAAAGCctggaaaaaattgaaaaagaacaaagcaaacaagcagacTTGTCCTTCTCCTCCCCAGTAGAGATGAAGAATGAGAAGTCGGAGGAGGAGCAGAGCAGTGCCTCTGTGAAGAAAGACGAGACGAACGTCAAGATGGAGTCTGAGGCTGGCGCAGATGACTCTGCTGAGGAGGGCGACCTGCTGGATGACGATGACAATGAGGATCGAGGGGATGATCAGCTGGAACTGATCAAGGACGATGAAAAAGAAGCTGAGGATGACAGAGACAGCGCCAATGGGGAGGATGACTCCTAA
- the C14H18orf32 gene encoding UPF0729 protein C18orf32 homolog has protein sequence MVCIPCIVIPVLLWIFKKFLEPYIYPLVSPVVSRIWPKKAVQESNGKNIGKADCQGADINGLPTKGATEVSEKKKN, from the exons ATGGTGTGCATTCCTTGTATCGTCATTCCAGTTCTGCTCTGGATCTTCAAAAAATTCCTGGAGCCGTACATCTACCCTCTGGTTTCCCCCGTCGTCAGCCGTATATGGCCTAAAAAGGCTGTACAAGAATCCAATGGCAAAAACATAGGCAAAGCAGACTGCCAG ggTGCAGATATCAATGGATTACCCACAAAAGGAGCAACAGAGgtctctgagaagaagaaaaactag